The following is a genomic window from Episyrphus balteatus chromosome 1, idEpiBalt1.1, whole genome shotgun sequence.
tgatacactgaatgataatagTATAGAGAATACAAAAAGgctaccaactttttttattcaaaacggcggctccaaaatggcggaaagaatgagctttaaaacagaattttcattttcaaaacagtatataagctataaattgggctaaattcatgtcaaaaaggtgttagatttaagatttaggattcatagattcatattctttacaaaaaaaatcaaaaaatttgaaaacaaagtccaaaaaatgccaatttagtaaaacactcagaacttaaaaaagaatttgttatgtgatactgaaatctcttgagtaatattatttttaaaatgttgaagttttagaacatgaacgaaaattaaaggtaaaaataatttttggtattcaaacaaactattttaccatattttggggatgtggtcatatttttagcgaacgctatgctggattaggattcttttgattcgttcgataatataagttgagctgtgctgtagagttttgtatggaaacaaaatccggataagtattatattcaaagctttttaaaagaaattgaatctagtaggtacacaaaaataatatcttaagggcaagacactgcttaccagcaaataaaagaagcagctatatcttctatttttttatatgatgaagtgaataaaatatgttttatatagggaagctttctgtggccttgctgtgtggaggtcaattctgttgataaaattcgtcatcggcaaaatgttaaagaaggatatcatttctcaaatctttttagttttttgcaatgttccagttcaatacattcgtctgataaaatttggtgaattttgtttgcttacagaatataacagtattttctacatactaaatttgctagatctgttgcattttttgaaacaactatcgatttgttaatcatcaatggccagccaattatagaagcaatgtaagcaaccttatctaaggcaatttaaatattattattaaatatcacttagggctaattttttgaatagttagataaacctaagttagagcttattcctacgaataaaagtttttttttatagtgacctttattcttctgatagtctatctgacgattgaaaaagcagggcttaatctaataaatacaactgaatgttttttatattgtaaaccgctgattaatacctgaaaacggttgaatttcaaaatatcgccaaaattattttttttgtctttactattttaatagaggtattttaaattcccatacaattttaaatcaaaattttaaaaaaaattatattttcaatgcaattttttacttgctctatagggcaagtattggtttcgtgtcgaaaaaaaaaattgaggttttaatcaaaaccaacattacgatgatggagaattccgaaaaagtaggtctcgcaattccgtccgtgcgtctgtgcgtctgtgcgtctgtgcgtctgtgcgtctgtgcgtccatctgtacacatttctacTGGCTAAACGGGTGgtcggattttcttcaaatttggtacagatgatttttatagaatttcgaaagttggtttttttttgtttttttatatctcgtttatatcgtatacctcccatacaaaaaaatacgatattgcaaatttctcgaaaacggctctaacgattttgattaaactttgcagacttAATATTCAAGGCAATTGCAATAATACtgcatttttagattttctcaaaaaagtctaaaaagtgtacctcccatacaaatttttcagttcaaaccaaataactcgaaaacggctctaacgattttgattaaactttgcaaacgtaatattcaaagcaattgcaataatactgcattttaagtttttctcaaaaaagtcaaaaaagtgtacctcccatacaaatttttcagttCAAACCAATTAacacgaaaacggctctaacgattttgattaaactttgcagacgtaatattcaaggCAATTGCAATAATACTGCATTTTTAGAttatctcaaaaaagtcaaaaaagtgtacctcccatacaaatttttcagttCAAACCAATTAacacgaaaacggctctaacgattttgattaaactttgcagacttAATATTCAAGGCAATTGCAATAATACtgcatttttagattttctcaaaaaagtctaaaaagtgtacctcccatacaaatttttcagttcaaaccaaataactcgaaaacggctctaacgattttgattaaactttgcagacgtaatattcaaaacaattgcaataatactgcatttttagtttttctcaaaaaagtctaaaaagtgtacctacctcccatacaaatttttcaaattgtaccaaataactcgaaaacggctctaatgtaATATACAATATAATTGCAATataactgcatttttttttcttcaaaaaagtcaaacacaaaaaaaattcagcaaaatctgtcctaaatgtcggctcttcccttttatgaaccaaatttttctaaaaattatataacCCACATTTCTTAAAACCTACAACTtagcttatattttttttaacactcaaaataaaattttaggtcTTTCCACGTTACCCAGGAGGTAGACCCTTCACGCGTTTTTTTTACCGAGGTTTCCCCGGTAGGCATAGTCCTCATGTTGTAATGTAAGAAATACggttatgaacaaaaaatgtatgcaaaatgAATGTAACattataataaagaaaaaaaaaaacaattataaaagaAGAACTATGAAAACCTAACCAAAACCTATTCGATCATCTCACCATATTAATTATTCTTGTGGAAATATAAAGTAAATTGGTTTATGATCTGAGAAGAAGCTTTCATACACTCCACACTCTAGTGGATGTATGTTTGAAAATATGACATCAATTTGGGTATTGTTGTCTGTAGTAACTGTATTGTTAGGTAGTGCGGATCTAAGATTCCATTCCGTCAAAGTTTCATGGAGAAATGTGTTCGGCTTATTTCTTAAATTGATGTTAAAATCTCCCAACAGAACGATTTTTCCAAGTAATTTGTGTcttatttcattcataaaatcttTGAATTGTTCCCTAAAGTCTTCAAATGAAGCCGAAGGAGATTTATAACCTGCGATAACTAAAACTTCACCTAATTCAAATGAGAGCAAATCAATATGAGTTTTCTTTGTCGAATCTATAATTATTTGTATTGTAGCCGATTTGATGCTCTTTGTGTCAATTGATAAGGTTTCCTTTACAAAACACATTAATCCTCTGGGCTTACGCTTTTTATAATCCTGATCTGACCTATAAATTAGTTTAAATCCCGGTATATTCAAAGAATCTGAATAAAGTGTTTGAGTTTCGGAAAAAACTAAAACATCACAATTTGAGTACCAGTGATCGGCTATAACGCAATTTATGTTCTTTTTAAGAGAACGAGCATTTTGGTAAGCAACAATTAAGCCGGTTTTttggtcaaaatttttaaacgacAAATTCATTTTACAATCATTTCTAAGACGTCTTAACTCatccaaaatcaaattttcttcgGCTGTAGCATTTGGTGGTGAGAAATTACCAATTATAAAAAGCCCTGTCAAAGATGTTACTCTACTTAACGCAACGTACATCATAGATCTtctgatttttttcgattttctcagATCGATGCACACTTTATCGTATGTTTGGCCTTGGCTTTTATGAATTGTTATGGCTTCTGCTGGAACTATTGGAAATTGTTTTCTAAGAATTTGGTATGTGTTAACGGTATTCACATTTATTGAATGAACTTTCCTTTCAATAGGGACCAAGTTGCGGTCTATGTCATTTAAttctatgaatttatttaaggaCTGTCGGGCTTTCAATCCAACTTGAGGATTTGGTGgaaataaaatccaaattttgtCTACTTCACTCGTATTGGGTTTCATTGAAATGTGCTTGAGTTCACCACAGGCTCCGTTCACCAAACCGTCTTCAACATCTATATTTGTTGTAATcatatattttatgtttttcttaagACGTACTATATTTGAAAGACCCCCTAAATCAGACAACTTTTTCTTCTGAAGTGCTTCCAATGCTCGTTTTTTAATTGCTTCTCCCACTTTTCCAAGCACAGAATCGATGGATGTGGCACTTATTTCTTCACCCGGTGCTTTTGACAGTTTTAAACTATTATACTCATCAACGTCATTATTCGTTGAGTACAATCGAATTACGTCTTCAGGTATAGAAGTGCTATCAACTTCACGACTCTTAACTAGCTGAATATCTTCACTTGTCATTGTTCCCGTAGCAAGATTATTCAGTGCGTTTATAAATAAGGTTTCATTTTGTTGGCGCATGATTTTGGTTagctcaaaaattttgaaaagtgccCATAACGTGTTCGTTTCGGCAAAAACATTTAAGTCGTTATTTTGTGGTGCCTTAAATATAAACGTGTCAAAGACAGGAGGTAACTGGTTCAAGTCTCCAACTAAAATAATGGAAATCCCTCCAAATGGTTCATTTCGGCCCATAACCTGTCgtagtcttgtatctaccctacTTAGAAGACGACTTCCAACCATTGATATTTCATCAATAATAAGCAATTTAAGATTGATTAACTTTTGTCGTATCGTGTTCGCAATATCACTGGAAAGATTGGGCATGGTCCCTCCGTACTGAGAAACGGGGAGAGCGAAAGCTGTATGAAGTGTCACCCCATTAATCAAAAAAGCAGCTTTTCCTGAGGGAGCAGTTAGCAAAACTTTTATGGAATCTCCAATTGCTCCCGGTctattatcaaaatatttagtaaTTAGTTGGAATATGGAGTTGATTACCGTAGATTTACCGACTCCAGCAGAACCACTTAAGAATATATTAAGAGGCAAACAGTTTTTCgttttaaaacaattatataCATGCATTACAAATTCTCGTTGgtctttgtttaatttgttcAGCAGTAAAATCATACGCTCTTGGGAAATTTTGGGTGGACTCACGAAACGATTAACtaaattttcctttttattttctacTCCGCCCTGCTCTAAAATATCTATCTGCTCTGGTTCAGGAAGAAAATCTGATGGAGTGCATTCATGCCTTTCGTTGCCTTGTCTTATTTCTTCAAGTGCTTCATCTAAAATATCGTCTTCTACTATGGCATATTTTAATCTATTCGCTTCAACTAATGTTCTATTCCTCAAATAAGCTTCCTTAGAATCGATATTTTCTATTTCCTCGGCCTCATTTCTCCAAGGCATAAATAAAAGTATCTGCTCACGATAATAATTGTGTGGATCCTGTGCCAATTTGTATCTTCTATATCGAATTATCTTAGAATTGTGCCTTAAATGATAGTTATCttcgttttcattttcttcatcattttGCCTACGCGAATGTGTGAAATTCGCAACAAAATCTGCTAAGCATAATTCTTCGTGTTTCACAGgcctttttgaatattttttaaagtcattttcgacaaaaatgtcAGTGGAATCAGAGTTAAGGTTCTGAAGAAACTTATTGGACTTTAGCATCATTAATCTACTTTCAATTGGActtgtatttataaaaacatgtcCTCTACTACTTTTCGACAATGGCAAAGATAGTACGTGATATGCAGCTTCTTGAGCAGACATCAAATTGCTGTTGAGAAAAACATTCGCGATATTTCTAAATttgtctttaatatttttatggcCCTGATTAATATCTGATGCAGCATCTCTTAGAAGCTTGGATAAACCAGCATCCACTTTGCTAATGTAGTTCACAATATAATTAGCTATTCCGTATTCCTCCAAGACAAACTGAACATCGATGTTCGACTCAAACAAATTCAAAACGTCCTTATTGTAGGAATTTATTGCAACTTCTAAACTGTTGCGTTTTAAAAATACTTGGGGGTTCTTTAAGGAATTCCTGATCGCATTAATGTATTGGGACTCTGTAATTTTGAGTGAATGCAGTATCTCACCAAAAGGAACAAGGGatggtttttcaaaataatgttgCATTTGGGTCCTAATTTTTCCTAAAATAGCTGAaagttcttctttttctttaccTACTGGAGTTTCGGGAAGAGGTTCAAGAATTTGGGTTTCTAGCATAACTGGTATAGGGAAGTTAAACCTgcatttggttttatttaactttCCCTTATTACAAGTATGCGAATGCCTATGGCGAAGGTAGGGTATATAGGGACTAATAGGGTTATCTTCGCACGTGATAAACCTATCAATAAACGAGGTGCATCGCGACTTGCTTTCCTCAtcgtttaatttataaacaGGAGCATTTTTGAGCCATAAGAACATGTGCTCATGGGGTGAACCACGCATCTGGAATTCTACTCTTTGATAACTGTCTAGGACTTCAAATTCGTTGAATGGCccatttttgctttttatgtACTTCATAAATTTGGCAACTTTATGGTCAAAATATCTAGCACAAGTAACAGGGTCATTTCTGATAAGCTCAGTTTTTTCGCAGTTTTCTAGTGACATGGCTTCTTCAATACTAAGTGTTTGGTTATTTAATAGTTTTGAAAGAAGTTGGATTAATTCCGGCCAATTCGATTCGGCAGCAGACAGAGTTAAAAAGAGTGTAGGTTTGCCCAATTGGCGAATCATTGCcattaattgcattttttttaactcccaGTATGACGGAGATGACGGAATACGGTTTAAAATCCTGTACCCTGCGTCGTGTTGAATAAGggaatcaacaaaatttttctttaaaatattgtcTGCGGTCACTTGATTTGTTCTTTTGCTCTTCCGGAGGcaaatattaatatttgagAGACACGATTGTTCGAGTTTCTTTTTTGCCATGTATAAAATTTTAGTGGGAACACACCCGCGCCTGTCATTTCGCCGAGCGATTGACTTTGCTCTCTCTGAGTAAGATATTTTGTTTGAAGATTCTAAGGGATGCCCACAATAAATTTTAGGAAAACATAGTTCCTCTAAATTTGGGTATAAGTGCCATGGTACTGGAGTCTTCCCTTGACCAGGTGCTATTATTGGAATGCAATCTGCTGCTTCTTTGTTTCTATCAATAACTAAGACCTCATCGTGAATCTCTTGTTGTAAAACCTGATACTCTTCAAATCTTTTGCCCTTATTTGATGTACTAGGTTTTGCTTTCGGTAACCCTTTGAATTCATCCAAATTAATTTCTTCTAACATGCTATCACCTTGTGAAAACCTATCGAGAGAGCCCTGTGGGTTCTGTGCATCATTAGAGTCCACAATGAACTCAACTAATTCATCATACTCCTTGTCATACTGATTAAAGTAAGCTTTATCGatttgaatgttgttttttatatagAGAGGTGTGGTCATGAGGTATTTCAAAGCATCACACACAACTGCTGGTCGAATAGTCTCAAACATATAGTTTGTGGCATGGTCAAGATGTCGCCTGAGTTTTAACTGAATCGTCTTCATATTGTCAAAACGCCGTGGCAGTACCTGCAGCATATCATTCACCTCAACTGAAATATTGACAACGCTTCCTTTCATTCCAAGTTGGGGATTCAGGGCAAAGGGTTTCAAATCGCGAATTTGCATAAAATTGATGAAGGGCGCAACCATTCTTTCTTCAAGAGGAGAAAGTATTTGTATACAATTTGGAATGGGAATAAATTTAAGTCCATTTGTGGTCGCTAATTTTGGAATAACACCTTTTTGGACGTATCTATAACAAGTCTTACATGTCCACGGTGACAAATTACTTCTCAATTTATCTATGCTCTCAACAAAttcttttccaaaatattttttggaataattaGTTTGGTATTTTACAACTGAATGCGCGAAAAATAGCCcttcacaaaaacaacaaatatgctCAGGACACATGCTTCTTTCTTTAATAAATCTAAGCTTTGCTTGACAGTCTAAACTGTTTTTCTTTTGCAAGGTATTGTAATATTGTTCTCGAAATTTGTATAAATGATGTTCTCGCTTTTCTTTCCTTTGTTTAGAATTGAGTgccttttctttttgttttaatccaGGGATGCTGCGCCTTGTTTGCATTCTTGTCAATAGtcttgcattttctttttttttataagtttcttTAGTCCTTAAAATCCTTTTCTTAGCTATATCCTTCTTCTTTTCTAATACTCGATTTTCAACTAGGCTACGTCTTGTCTGCATTCTTGTCAATAGTTTCTCATTTTCCCTTTTCTTATAAGTTTCCTCAGTCCTTAAAATCCTTTTCTTAGCTATGTCCTTCTTCTTTTCTAAAATTCGATTTTCAACTAGGCTACGTCTTGTCTGCATTCTTGTCAATAGTTTCTCATTTTCCCTTTTCTTATAAGTTTCCTCAGTCCTTAAAATCCTTTTCTTAGCTATGTCCTTCTTCTTTTCTAAAATTCGATTTTCAACTAGGCTACGTCTTGTCTGCATTCTTGTCAATAGTTTCTCATTTTCCCTTTTCTTATAAGTTTCCTCAGTCCTTAAAATCCTTTTCTTAGCTATGTCCTTCTTCTTTTCTAAAATTCGATTTTCAACTAGGCTACGTCTTGTCTGCATTCTTGTCAATAGTTTCTCATTTTCCCTTTTCTTATAAGTTTCCTCAGTCCTTAAAATCTTTTTCTTAGCTATGtccttctttttttctaaaattcgatTTTCAGCTAGACTTCTCCTTGTCTGCATTCTTATTAAAAGACTAtcattttccttatttttaaaatctttttgagATCGCAAGATTTTTTTCCGTTTTACGTCCATTTTTCTTATCGCATGTAGAATTGCTTCATTCTTCCCTTTTCTTGATTCTATTTGGGTTCTCCGTTCTTTTGCTTTAAATGTCTCATTCAAACGTAAAAGTCTTAATCtagctttgtttttttctaaaatttgtttttgtttgaatgaaaaactttttcgcttaactgtccACGGAGTTTCATTCTCACAAAATGACTCATACTCTATTTTTAATGGAGTTATACTAAATAGAGGCTTTAGCATTGAATCTAAGGACGATTTAAAGGTTGAAACTAGTTCCTGTATGCTTTTAAACATTAGAAGAACTGCTACACCATTTGTTACAGCGTTAAGATTTTGATCTCTACTATGAGGATCGaacaaacaaatcaaattttcgtTCTTTAAAACTGCAACCGACAAATTAGCAACAGTCAAAACACCAAATAATTCGTtggaaaaaaaacgattaagcTCCGTAAAAAAACATTCCGACTCATCAATATAGCCTTGAAAAGGATCTAACTTATATTCTACATGAAAATTGGTATTTTCAaccgaaaaaaattcaagaacttCGTCTGCCGCCAAGTAAAAAGATGACGGCGGCGGTTGGCCAAACCTTTCAACAAAACTGGAAATTGATTGAACATGAAGCTCATGTCCCTGTACCAAAATCTTATCGATGAAATCAGTGTTCCAAGTTGTCACGGATTTAAGTTGGGACATACACAATGCCATCACCGCATTGCTGGTGCACTGAGTATTTCTAAAATTACCGTCAAATATGTCACTGTTCTGACAGAAAGACCCCTTAATACAACTAAAATTGTCATCGTTTTTAGGAATAACGTCGCTACAgactttatttaagtttttatcagttttagaaaaattaaatgttctattttttttccccTTATTGGTGTTTTGAGATtgtgaaaaattgttttccatttcaaattcaatgtaaaattttatcaaaatgtcaaaatcaaatTATGAACAAATTATTTATCTTTCAAAATAACTCACCAATCAATATCTTAACACAATTTGGTCAGTTTCACCGCCTTGCtggtagtagttttttttttctttagctgGATCAAAACAAAGGCACAGTATTTCAcaaaactttgtttaaaaaaaaaaataagaaatcaaattgaTAAAACTTATGTTTCCCTTtttggatatttaaaaaaaaatagtatgttaAATTAATCTTCAATATCTATGTTAGTGGTTAAGGCTTAACACTTCACTTTAAGTACTTAATAAgaaaaagcaaaattaaactttgtctTTTACTTCACTTTTCACTAGTTTTAATATTGAGGCACTTTGCTGatatattgcattaaaaaatgcagttggttttaacacaatttttggATTAGATGTACACTTTTAAAACCTGTGTTTgcacaatttgtttttgtaattggttttaacacaatttctattatagagcacttccaAAAACTTTgtctttacaaaatattttttttttttttttcaaatctaaatTTTCTTCCGCACTCGGTCAAAAACGATTGTCAATTGATCAagtggttttgtttttaaagtaaaagaAACCAACGCGTAATTTAAGggttttttataactcttaatAGTTATTTGTGACCAATACATAGaagaatacatatttgtatGTACATTTATGAATTACCTAACTTCCTATGCTCATGCAAATAGATAATAGATTGGATACCTTCAAGTTTGGTATTTGGGATTTTCCGAAAATATATTAATGAAAAAGAGTTAAAGACTTTAAAAAACTGTATGCATATACCTACACATGTTTGCAAATAACCGGACATATGTACCTGCTTCACTTAAGGGATTTTCCTACAACTATATGGCAATCTAATCACCTAACCCTAAAaatgtggaaacttttttaccTGAACTAATTGTAggattttcccaaaaacattaTCATAATGAACAAATGTTTGTCAATTTAAAGTAAAAGCAACGTTTATGAGTACAATAAAAATTGACTTTATCAAATGTATCCATAACAGAAAATGCAATTTTCGGACAATTCCAATTAATGCAATGCCCTAAAGAAATGGCATtgaagtttataaaataaatttctcaaaaaaaaaaaaatatgtttaaaaaaaaattttttctaaaaattcttttttatacaagaaatcaaatggcatacttggttttttgcaaaaaaaccatttaaaatagtgtttagttatttataaaaatcagattttatttttttttcactacttatgaaattccttaaaaatatcatgcctattttaaattttcctaattttgttaaatcaaaagccttaacattagagtaacttttaccataagagcaagtacgtgcgaccccagtcgtgcattttattttacaaaactttgcgattcgtttgcctgaggttaggaagacttaattcaaaagttaaaactgttattaagtaaaaacgatttttattttaactttcttatattacctacaactttggttaagtaacttattcggtcaagccaatagtgTAGTAGATATggaccaattcacgttttttaaaatggtggatttcgccaggtggttggcgtcccgaaaaccagggcttaagtttttttaatacccttctttcagatttgaaaaaatcagccgtcctgtatttcgttccacaaaatgcctgttttttttactaactttcctgcacTTAGATTATAGTTTTGatatcaataactttcgacttatACATTGCacgactttcaaaaatataccaaattattttaaatttgatggtctataacttttactgtttaaaaaattatgtaactgataccaagaatgataaaatcttaaaaaaaacgaaaaaaataaattaaatcaacataacctcaaaactattgcccgctcagaaaaataatgtactacaagcaaaaggataattaaatttacaataaCTTTTGTCAGACAACCATTTTtataggacccatagttttggagatatagagcgattcgcgtttttcaaaatggcggatttcgccaggggggtggcgtcccgaaaaccaggacttaagcttttctaatacccctttttcagatttgaaaaattcagccgtcctgtatttcgttccacgaaaaagtctatctttcctgtactactagtgcgctgctgataagaaacgaaaaatcccatacaaaaatgaaacaacgaaatggtaaaccaaaaatttcgttcaacttttcgttctgtagtacgctgttcggcacaacgaaattgaaagtctaaacttctttttcgcacacaaacaattgccgtggacattcattgtgtgtggaaaaatgacattttgagtttttacttgctctatagggcaagtattggtttcgtgtcgaaaaaaaaatttgaggttttgaTCAAAAcctcaattcaaaccaaataactcgaaaacggctctaacgattttgattaaactttgcaaacgtaatattcaaagccattgcaataaaactgcatctctattttttttttttcaaaaaagtcaaataaaaaaaacattttttttttcatttaacaaaattttgccctaaatgtcggctcttccccaacatcaacaaaatttctttaattttatatagaggcagcttttaaaattacaagtaaaccaacataaaagtgttttaaactgcaagagcaagtacgtgcgaccccagtcgtgcattttattttgtttgtttttgttgttcattttgtcattgcatgtctttctgcgatgcgtgtttgcttttttttcatttatgttttgcaatttttgagtatttttcggtccagatttcgcaagcatttcgttgtcctcgtggagaccgacgaaaaatttcgtttcacatcagcagcgttctaggctttaaggtttaacgctaaacttaaacgaatctcataccgtttttgtttggttatttttagaactatacATTCGGAACTTAAaagctcattctttccgccattttggagccgccattttgaataaaaaaaagttggcagcctttttgtattctccatactattatcattcagtgtaccaaatttcatgacttttcgtccagaaatggccgtgcaaataaattttgacgccaaaaacgaagaatggtAC
Proteins encoded in this region:
- the LOC129919626 gene encoding uncharacterized protein LOC129919626 isoform X1, whose translation is MENNFSQSQNTNKGKKNRTFNFSKTDKNLNKVCSDVIPKNDDNFSCIKGSFCQNSDIFDGNFRNTQCTSNAVMALCMSQLKSVTTWNTDFIDKILVQGHELHVQSISSFVERFGQPPPSSFYLAADEVLEFFSVENTNFHVEYKLDPFQGYIDESECFFTELNRFFSNELFGVLTVANLSVAVLKNENLICLFDPHSRDQNLNAVTNGVAVLLMFKSIQELVSTFKSSLDSMLKPLFSITPLKIEYESFCENETPWTVKRKSFSFKQKQILEKNKARLRLLRLNETFKAKERRTQIESRKGKNEAILHAIRKMDVKRKKILRSQKDFKNKENDSLLIRMQTRRSLAENRILEKKKDIAKKKILRTEETYKKRENEKLLTRMQTRRSLVENRILEKKKDIAKKRILRTEETYKKRENEKLLTRMQTRRSLVENRILEKKKDIAKKRILRTEETYKKRENEKLLTRMQTRRSLVENRILEKKKDIAKKRILRTEETYKKRENEKLLTRMQTRRSLVENRVLEKKKDIAKKRILRTKETYKKKENARLLTRMQTRRSIPGLKQKEKALNSKQRKEKREHHLYKFREQYYNTLQKKNSLDCQAKLRFIKERSMCPEHICCFCEGLFFAHSVVKYQTNYSKKYFGKEFVESIDKLRSNLSPWTCKTCYRYVQKGVIPKLATTNGLKFIPIPNCIQILSPLEERMVAPFINFMQIRDLKPFALNPQLGMKGSVVNISVEVNDMLQVLPRRFDNMKTIQLKLRRHLDHATNYMFETIRPAVVCDALKYLMTTPLYIKNNIQIDKAYFNQYDKEYDELVEFIVDSNDAQNPQGSLDRFSQGDSMLEEINLDEFKGLPKAKPSTSNKGKRFEEYQVLQQEIHDEVLVIDRNKEAADCIPIIAPGQGKTPVPWHLYPNLEELCFPKIYCGHPLESSNKISYSERAKSIARRNDRRGCVPTKILYMAKKKLEQSCLSNINICLRKSKRTNQVTADNILKKNFVDSLIQHDAGYRILNRIPSSPSYWELKKMQLMAMIRQLGKPTLFLTLSAAESNWPELIQLLSKLLNNQTLSIEEAMSLENCEKTELIRNDPVTCARYFDHKVAKFMKYIKSKNGPFNEFEVLDSYQRVEFQMRGSPHEHMFLWLKNAPVYKLNDEESKSRCTSFIDRFITCEDNPISPYIPYLRHRHSHTCNKGKLNKTKCRFNFPIPVMLETQILEPLPETPVGKEKEELSAILGKIRTQMQHYFEKPSLVPFGEILHSLKITESQYINAIRNSLKNPQVFLKRNSLEVAINSYNKDVLNLFESNIDVQFVLEEYGIANYIVNYISKVDAGLSKLLRDAASDINQGHKNIKDKFRNIANVFLNSNLMSAQEAAYHVLSLPLSKSSRGHVFINTSPIESRLMMLKSNKFLQNLNSDSTDIFVENDFKKYSKRPVKHEELCLADFVANFTHSRRQNDEENENEDNYHLRHNSKIIRYRRYKLAQDPHNYYREQILLFMPWRNEAEEIENIDSKEAYLRNRTLVEANRLKYAIVEDDILDEALEEIRQGNERHECTPSDFLPEPEQIDILEQGGVENKKENLVNRFVSPPKISQERMILLLNKLNKDQREFVMHVYNCFKTKNCLPLNIFLSGSAGVGKSTVINSIFQLITKYFDNRPGAIGDSIKVLLTAPSGKAAFLINGVTLHTAFALPVSQYGGTMPNLSSDIANTIRQKLINLKLLIIDEISMVGSRLLSRVDTRLRQVMGRNEPFGGISIILVGDLNQLPPVFDTFIFKAPQNNDLNVFAETNTLWALFKIFELTKIMRQQNETLFINALNNLATGTMTSEDIQLVKSREVDSTSIPEDVIRLYSTNNDVDEYNSLKLSKAPGEEISATSIDSVLGKVGEAIKKRALEALQKKKLSDLGGLSNIVRLKKNIKYMITTNIDVEDGLVNGACGELKHISMKPNTSEVDKIWILFPPNPQVGLKARQSLNKFIELNDIDRNLVPIERKVHSINVNTVNTYQILRKQFPIVPAEAITIHKSQGQTYDKVCIDLRKSKKIRRSMMYVALSRVTSLTGLFIIGNFSPPNATAEENLILDELRRLRNDCKMNLSFKNFDQKTGLIVAYQNARSLKKNINCVIADHWYSNCDVLVFSETQTLYSDSLNIPGFKLIYRSDQDYKKRKPRGLMCFVKETLSIDTKSIKSATIQIIIDSTKKTHIDLLSFELGEVLVIAGYKSPSASFEDFREQFKDFMNEIRHKLLGKIVLLGDFNINLRNKPNTFLHETLTEWNLRSALPNNTVTTDNNTQIDVIFSNIHPLECGVYESFFSDHKPIYFIFPQE